Proteins from a genomic interval of Zingiber officinale cultivar Zhangliang chromosome 2A, Zo_v1.1, whole genome shotgun sequence:
- the LOC122043333 gene encoding transcription factor MYB1-like, with translation MAEPEAAAAAQEKPREEAYPDAPLAADSAVRSSTSPPLPPSSPLALASGSAHARAGEESASAELATLEVASAVGAEDRVKGPWSPEEDVILSRLVSRFGARNWSLIARGIPGRSGKSCRLRWCNQLDPYVKRRPFTEEEDRIIIAAHSIHGNKWASIAKLLEGRTDNAIKNHWNSTLRRRCAEAERYKSTPSDILRDTSIDKAKGAPDEFSCPINANPLRTMEARVSSSRENVSDNSKDVVIIREEPPKPEIKDPPYFFRPVARVSAFSPYKCRTRPSGPDALRRRQLDGPIHESFKPNSSAFESQIPHKCGHGCCTSTQDKSRSSNSLLGPEFIEFLEPPPFSSHELASVVSEISSIAWLKSGLNIGSNSIFTIPQAQVDAQGLKI, from the exons ATGGCGGAACCCGAAGCCGCTGCAGCGGCGCAGGAGAAGCCCAGGGAAGAGGCGTATCCCGACGCCCCCTTGGCTGCCGACTCCGCTGTTCGGTCATCCACCTCGCCCCCTCTCCCGCCTTCCTCCCCCCTCGCCCTCGCCTCTGGATCCGCGCACGCTAGGGCGGGGGAGGAGAGCGCCTCGGCCGAGTTGGCGACCCTCGAGGTCGCCTCCGCGGTGGGGGCGGAGGATCGGGTGAAGGGCCCGTGGTCGCCGGAGGAGGACGTGATACTGAGCCGGCTGGTGAGCAGGTTCGGGGCGAGGAACTGGAGCCTGATCGCGCGCGGGATCCCCGGCAGGTCGGGGAAGTCGTGCCGCCTCCGGTGGTGTAACCAGCTCGATCCGTACGTAAAGCGCCGACCTTTCACTG aggAAGAGGACCGTATCATCATTGCAGCCCATTCGATCCATGGAAACAAATGGGCATCAATTGCAAAGCTTTTGGAAGGGAGAACTGACAATGCAATCAAGAACCATTGGAATTCCACCCTGCGGCGGAGATGTGCTGAAGCTGAGCGTTATAAATCGACACCGTCTGATATTTTGAGAGATACTTCCATTGATAAAGCGAAAGGTGCGCctgatgaattttcatgtcctatcAATGCCAATCCCCTCAGAACCATGGAAGCAAGAGTCTCTTCTTCAAGGGAAAATGTTTCAGACAATTCGAAAGATGTCGTCATCATCAGAGAAGAACCCCCCAAGCCTGAGATAAAGGATCCACCGTATTTCTTCCGGCCAGTTGCAAGAGTGAGCGCTTTCAGCCCATACAAGTGCAGAACTCGTCCAAGTGGTCCCGACGCACTAAGACGAAGGCAACTCGATGGACCTATCCACGAATCCTTCAAACCTAACAGCAGTGCCTTCGAATCTCAGATTCCACACAAATGTGGCCATGGGTGCTGCACCAGTACTCAAGACAAGAGTCGCTCTAGCAACTCCTTGTTGGGTCCGGAGTTTATAGAGTTCTTGGAGCCTCCACCCTTTTCCAGCCATGAACTGGCCTCGGTTGTGTCGGAAATTAGCAGCATTGCCTGGCTTAAAAGCGGCTTGAACATCGGCAGCAACAGCATATTTACAATTCCACAAGCACAAGTTGATGCCCAAGGACTAAAAATCTAG
- the LOC122040294 gene encoding uncharacterized protein LOC122040294 produces MPKKGRKKAVKKSPLRTKLDENVFPIENRTMQFKKRQLAFSQREVEMRTAAIKANCEVELGSLLSWVRLLPSYFSKDQLDTPALKFFQENLPNAALTRNEKYNVFEMQWNSKESCYEGGKYDRASVSNAFTIPAMSALQFSVDTVKRNLEAANLWMNDFGLGEPSESGQATFETPGATTARLSFGMTPKTLRLPKIGEMILSVHGSPLGVYKEEILEAIHESGDGSHEDAC; encoded by the exons ATGCCGAAGAAGGGCAGGAAAAAAGCCGTCAAAAAATCTCCTTTGAGGACCAAGCTTGACGAAAATGTTTTTCCAATCGAGAATCGCACCATGCAATTCAAGAAGCGACAACTTGCTTTCAGTCAACGGGAAG TTGAGATGAGAACTGCTGCAATCAAAGCCAATTGTGAAGTGGAGCTTGGAAGCTTGCTTTCATGGGTGCGATTACTTCCATCGTACTTCAGCAAAGATCAGTTGGACACTCCTGCACTGAAGTTTTTTCAAGAAAATTTGCCAAATGCTGCTCTAACCAGGAATGAAAAATACAATGTTTTTGAGATGCAATGGAATAGCAAAGAGAGTTGCTATGAAGGTGGCAAATACGATCGGGCTTCAGTTAGCAATGCTTTCACTATACCAGCCATGAGTGCTCTTCAGTTTTCAGTCGACACAG TGAAGAGGAATCTGGAAGCTGCAAATCTATGGATGAATGATTTT GGACTCGGTGAGCCATCTGAAAGTGGACAAGCGACATTCGAAACACCCGGG GCAACTACTGCTCGGTTATCTTTTGGCATGACACCCAAGACCTTAAGATTACCAAAGATCGGCGAGATGATCTTGTCTGTTCATGGTTCACCTCTCGGCGTTTACAAAGAAGAGATCTTGGAAGCCATTCATG AGTCTGGAGATGGAAGTCATGAAGATGCTTGCTGA